From the Hevea brasiliensis isolate MT/VB/25A 57/8 chromosome 13, ASM3005281v1, whole genome shotgun sequence genome, the window TGCTTTTTCTTCCTTAGCTCATGCGGGACTGGCCCAAACACTCTAGTCCCAATTGGCTGACCTTGCTTATCCACCAGTACAACAGCGTTGTCATCAAACTTAACCTCACTACCATCACAACGTCCCCGTTGCATGGCAGCACGCACTACTACACCATACACAACCTTTCCTTTCTTCACTTTTCCATTTGGCATAGCTTCCTTTACCGAAGCTACTATCGTGTCTCCTAATCTTGCCCCTTTCTTCCCCTTCAGAGCCTGTATGCACATCACCTTCTTTGCACCTGAATTGTCCACAACTTTGAGAACTGTCCTCATTTGGATGAAAGTCCTATGTTGCTGCAATAGTGCAAAGAAATATTAAGGCCATGAATAGAAAATGATATAACCAAGAATGTTAGCAGATCTCAATGGAACAACAAAAAAGAAAGGCTAAATGATGCTGAAGATGTAGCAGACCTAAGATTCTGATATTGCTTCAAATGAAAGAACAAAGTGTCCTgtattttcataattttcaagAAACATGTGCATAACAAAGCATATCTTGCATCTAGGCAAAAAACATTATTTTTCAAGAAAAATTCTTCTTTCCAATCATTTATAGCAGGAAAAAGCAGACAACCTTCCAACTCATCAAAAGGCCACATCTTGGTCAACAGACTATAAGCTACTTCAATGCCAAGTTCTTAAGATTAAAAGAAATCAATCTCAAGTTTCTAGACCCTACATGAAGTCAATCTCCAGTTTCTAGACCCTATATGATATTGATCACTTCAAGAAATCAAATCAAGTTGCAAGCAAACCAAATCAAACTCTCGCACTTAAACATCATATAATTAAAATCGACTAACCTGAGACATAAAAAAACTGCATGTCATCTGATGTGATGAGTCCAACAAGCCAGAAAAGTTGTTGCCAAGACCTCCCAACAATGAATGGCCCCCTAATCATGTTTTCCAATAAATTAAATGAAACCCAACGAGTCAACTATGAAAAATTATCAGTTCAATGCAATAATCTAACCTTAAATGTTATGAACTATAATTTTCCAATGCAAACTTAAAACCAGAAGATCAAAAATTAAAGAACCCATCACCAATATGTTTTAATTTGCAATATAATTTCTTACTTTAAATCATCTATTTCCCCATAAGGAAAAGCTTTCATTTTCATTCCAATTTCTTTAGCTTTAtgattagacacataatgcaaaACAACAACTAATTGAGAATAATCAAACAAGAAAATTAATCATGCTGAATACTGAATAGCATCCATATATTGATACCTATCAAATTTTCAAAGACCATCAATATCTTGGCCTCCATTATGCAATATTGATGGGGGCACAGACTATATTGTGGCATTTCAAGTGCTGCTGACTGCTGTTTAGCAAAAATGATAAGTACTTTAATTATCTTCTTGAATACCTGAGACCAAAGGAGACGGATAACCAGATTGTTGTTTATAACATTTTGAAAAGTCCAACCTTTTTTTTTGTCTCTCTTCTTTCCTACTGCTAaagtatggaaaaataaaaaagttatggGCTTTCAAGTGTAGCTGTGAAGTAAAATAAAGAAGTCTTTAAATTCTCATTTGAATCCATGGGAAGAACCATCAAATTCCCAAACTTTATCACGCCAGAATACCGAGACATCTCTTCATAGTATTTTAGCAAATATAGAGATAACCGATTTAATTAGCTCAACTTAATCCCTAATGAAGCTCCAAACGCAGCAAAATAATCAGCTAGATAGATTCCTAGAATTCAAACCAAGAACATCGGATTATccccataatattacaaaatggaAAAGAAGAATAAGTACAGGGAAACTCAAACCTCTATGAGAAAGGTGAAAGTACTCACCGCCGTTGGTCGGATTCCGCGACACGATTGCTGAGGCAGCCTGGTTGGGCCTCCACGATGGCTGCGTGGAACAGAAAGAAGAAAGCCTCCTCGCTGCAACTCTCAACATCTTCTCCTTGTTCTACTTAGCTCTCTGCAAATGCTTTGATTTTCCTTTGGTAGCCAAAAGATCTTCTCTCTGAAACGGTGAGAGGCGTCTTGAAATCCGTCGTTCAGTGCCGTGGAGCACAGGAGAGGCGGTTGTGAAATGAGGTTATGTCTTGAACTGGAAGAGGAAAAAAGAGGGAAAACGTTGTCGTTCAAGCTACTCGTATACGGTCCCGACTCATTGCCATAGGTCATGGAGCGTGAGCGACTGgccgcttatatatatatataaaatatttatattaaaaatttttatatttattattttaatatatacaaatttaaattaattttatataaattttaatataaattaaatatatttatattaaatatgtaaaaataaatattattttttaatagaagcaaataactatttaaaattttcatttaaaaagctttagatttcatttattttgttaaaaatgatttgtatacaaaaattattttttataaattttattgaaatatttttatattttaataagattattaaaatttaaaaaatataaattaattttttttaaaagagaatatttttttaaaaataaattttttttgaaaaaaatattttttgttaatttatttttttgaatgctcacataaaaatatgaaaaaaaatattttttgtaaaataaatgaaaacttaaataaaattattttttaataataatttatttttacattattattattagaagaaTGATTCTGATCTTGTATTataaatgattattattattgttgaaaagtaaataaaaataatttattattataattttaagtttaattatatatatatatatatatatatatatatataaaacgaaTTGTGGTAAAAATTAACAAGATACAGAAAGATCAATTTAAGGTTAATTGATTTGGGAAACAAGCATTATAAAACGAACACATAATTACGATTTTCaacctaaaaattataaaaaattattataccaCAAGAATTTTAAAGATGTACGCATATACCGTCATTTATTTTAAACATATTTATAatctttcattattttttatcTTCATTTTTTATTCTCTTAATCACATAATAATGAAGCACAAGTGgtggaaaattgaagaaattgcaAAGTATATAAAATTCTATGAATCTTTCTACCtgtaaattaatttgaatttacaCTTTATTTGCGTTATTATggcattatgaaattaaaatattattatatcattaaaattaaaataacagcTAAATGTCTTCCACAAGATCTTGATCTTGCTGTTTTTTTCTTCTTTATGATTATGTTGGCATAAAATAAAACTTCTTCACAGTATTCAGTTTAAAGACGGTGAGCGTACTGGCTGCGGTCAATGATTCATATACTACCATGCAACTACTTGATCTGCAAATGATCTCAACAGAAATTGAGAATCAATCAGACGCAACATTGTCAAATCTCACCACCAGATCATGATTTCTTTCCAGAAAAATGAATTAGACGACATATCCCCCGAAACTTAACTGCCACCCACACACTAGTATAGGGCTTCGCCAGATTACTTAATGCACTTCCatcaacttcaaatttttaatccaATCCACAGGCGGCTTCTCCTATCCATGAGTAGAAACCCTAGAGCGGGAAGAAAAGACATTAGGATAAACCAGATTACGAAATGAAGTAGCCAACTGAAAAGTACTCTTCATCACTTCTTTGCACCGCCACTTTCCTACTTGCCAAACACTCCAATTCAGACCATGTGAGGCCTGTCAAAACAGTAGCGCAAAGCCAAGAATGCATATTCTTAACAACAAACTGATCATCCCAAGAATAATGAGTCAAAATTGCTGAACATACAGATTGTGATTTGCTACAATCACGATGAGTGAAGGACTATTTCAAAACAAACGCTACACTGAGAACAAATATTTGAGATACACATATTATGATCCACCCAAATACTGTTAGTGAGAAGACATTCTCGAACTGCCAGCTAGAGGAAAAAATGAACATAAGATAGGCAAGACATCTTCCACATCCAGGTAGAAAAAGTGCCTGATACATCCAAGAAGGAATCCCCAAAAAAAGTTATTTAACCTGATTTAAAAGAATACTCACCATTTGGAGAGAAATTCCATATTAATAAGTCATTTGTACGCTCAAATAAAGAAAGAGGGATAGTTTTAACAGCTTACACCAAATCATAAGGTATCCTATTCTGCAAAAAGGAGAAATCTGGAGAACCATTGGAGATAAGAAAGAAAATTGTGAGGTGGCGATCAGTAGGATCAATAATCAAATACAACCACTCTAAAGAAGGAGAAGAATGCAGCCGCATATCATAAAGATGCGCATGTTTCCACACACACATAGCCACCAAGTCTCgtcagacaaaaaaaaaaaaaaaaggacatgTATCCACTAATCCATACATTCAAACTCAATTCACCACCCATTATTGTTGGCTGACACTAAGAACAGGAAAAGTTAAGGGCCTTCAAAAACTGACATGTATTACCAACATTTTCCAAGGGTTGATCCATGTTGCACTTGACTTCAGTAAAGCAAAGATAATGGGTGGCAAAATTATGTGCAGGGATTGTTCAGATGATTTCTTCATCATCCTGTGCCTAGGCACAGTATCAACATTTGGAGAGACTTGGAAAATTATATAGGCACTGATGCGTTTCTTAACAGCCTCCCAAGCAAGATATAAAATTAAAGCAGACGAAGATAAACTATCAATTAAATCTAAAATTCTGATAGATGGTACAACTTTCCACATGCACTGTGCACGTCACAGAGTTCAATATATGTGCCTGTACCGTGTATTACAGCAACGA encodes:
- the LOC110633817 gene encoding 50S ribosomal protein HLP, mitochondrial isoform X3; its protein translation is MPQYSLCPHQYCIMEAKILMVFENLIGGHSLLGGLGNNFSGLLDSSHQMTCSFFMSQQHRTFIQMRTVLKVVDNSGAKKVMCIQALKGKKGARLGDTIVASVKEAMPNGKVKKGKVVYGVVVRAAMQRGRCDGSEVKFDDNAVVLVDKQGQPIGTRVFGPVPHELRKKKHVKILTLAEHIA
- the LOC110633817 gene encoding 50S ribosomal protein HLP, mitochondrial isoform X2 → MLRVAARRLSSFCSTQPSWRPNQAASAIVSRNPTNGGGHSLLGGLGNNFSGLLDSSHQMTCSFFMSQQHRTFIQMRTVLKVVDNSGAKKVMCIQALKGKKGARLGDTIVASVKEAMPNGKVKKGKVVYGVVVRAAMQRGRCDGSEVKFDDNAVVLVDKQGQPIGTRVFGPVPHELRKKKHVKILTLAEHIA
- the LOC110633817 gene encoding 50S ribosomal protein HLP, mitochondrial isoform X1, encoding MLRVAARRLSSFCSTQPSWRPNQAASAIVSRNPTNGGEYFHLSHRGGHSLLGGLGNNFSGLLDSSHQMTCSFFMSQQHRTFIQMRTVLKVVDNSGAKKVMCIQALKGKKGARLGDTIVASVKEAMPNGKVKKGKVVYGVVVRAAMQRGRCDGSEVKFDDNAVVLVDKQGQPIGTRVFGPVPHELRKKKHVKILTLAEHIA